A region of Stegostoma tigrinum isolate sSteTig4 chromosome 3, sSteTig4.hap1, whole genome shotgun sequence DNA encodes the following proteins:
- the pja2 gene encoding E3 ubiquitin-protein ligase Praja-2 isoform X10, with amino-acid sequence MGQESGKTAWPRPAGGYQTTTGRRYGRRHAYVSFRPSIAKSWNHLKENEHQWEEMELNTVSKDNGLSPSRILSTNELLPQPAAYGLTMDTKRDVGCEPQKENGFLPSSLNQRPFQCESNDFALPSATEPLDNYSGSQSTGPSKWSIPNDFFETDSRSPTGIGFVNIDSYEPESSEGEDEDSTIQASLQKEGKLQKRLDTMLSELEKGVDYLNGLQSYLSAVIHDGNSPPIDLPCSLALDDLTSADIGVKGHQTELKEHRKILPAVGNMEEINSYVRMEDVKDKRERNRDKVSLSVQTEGNIFSCMTEEPSSSEMVVRPKVRKERVETCSKRDLSSPDEFGGYCTGDMKANSRNECCGSNSALWNCRNKLYRDSKIGSGPNGKETVGVEKEQATIQLQETLEENSFWDDFENYCNKGETSSSLSSDEEWSAIWTSDFVLEQMHSSDESWETLSGVDEQQTEPNSISSSLDEEAFKHCFTVGEQTSLEEGEIPWVAFNEESDSSSNSTDETEGLGQLAHSGLLILDDNNNFEDDSSVSEDLDMEWRATRTAHSTPEEASPMSRTTST; translated from the exons ATGGGTCAAGAATCTGGGAAGACAGCCTGGCCTAGACCAGCGGGAGGTTATCAGACTACCACTGGAAGAAGATACGGGAGAAGGCATGCTTATGTTAGCTTTCGCCCTTCTATTGCCAAGTCATGGAACCACTTAAAAGAAAATGAGCACCAATGGGAAGAAATGGAGCTAAACACTGTTTCAAAAGATAACGGTTTAT cTCCCAGTAGAATCTTATCAACAAATGAACTTCTGCCGCAGCCCGCAGCATATGGCCTAACTATGGATACTAAAAGAGATGTAGGTTGTGAACCTCAGAAAGAGAATGGATTTTTGCCATCATCTCTGAACCAAAGACCTTTTCAATGTGAGTCCAACGACTTTGCTTTGCCCAGTGCTACAGAGCCATTAGACAATTATTCAGGTAGCCAAAGCACAGGGCCCTCCAAGTGGTCAATTCCAAATGATTTTTTTGAGACTGACTCCAGAAGTCCAACTGGCATTGGTTTTGTAAATATTGACTCTTACGAACCAGAAAGCAGTGAAGGAGAGGATGAAGATTCAACCATTCAAGCATCTTTGCAAAAAGAAGGAAAACTTCAGAAAAGGTTGGACACCATGCTTTCAGAGTTAGAGAAAGGCGTTGACTACCTTAATGGATTACAGTCATATCTCTCAGCTGTAATCCACGATGGTAACAGCCCACCGATTGATCTACCATGCTCTTTGGCATTGGACGATTTGACTTCTGCAGACATTGGTGTTAAAGGACATCAAACTGAATTGAAAGAGCATAGGAAAATACTACCAGCAGTTGGAAATATGGAAGAAATCAATAGCTATGTCAGGATGGAGGATGTAAAagacaaaagagaaagaaatcGTGATAAAGTCTCACTGAGCGTTCAAACGGAAGGAAACATTTTCAGTTGTATGACAGAGGAACCAAGCTCGTCAGAAATGGTAGTAAGACCAAAAGTTAGAAAGGAAAGAGTTGAAACCTGTTCTAAAAGAGATCTGTCTTCCCCTGATGAGTTTGGTGGTTATTGTACTGGGGATATGAAAGCCAATTCAAGAAATGAATGCTGTGGATCAAATTCTGCCTTGTGGAACTGCAGAAATAAACTCTATAGAGATTCAAAGATCGGATCTGGACCTAATGGCAAGGAAACAGTTGGTGTTGAGAAGGAACAGGCCACCATCCAATTACAAGAAACTCTGGAAGAAAACAGCTTCTGGGATGACTTTGAAAATTATTGTAACAAAGGGGAAACGAG CAGCTCTCTAAGCAGTGATGAGGAGTGGTCAGCAATATGGACCTCTGATTTCGTTTTAGAACAGATGCATTCTAGTGATGAGAGCTGGGAGACCTTGTCAGGAGTTGATGAGCAACAAACTGAACCAAACAGCATTAGTAGCAGTCTGGATGAAGAAGCTTTTAAACATTGCTTCACTGTAGG GGAGCAAACCTCCTTGGAAGAAGGGGAGATCCCCTGGGTAGCATTTAATGAAGAAAGTGACAGCAGCAGCAATAGTACTGATGAGACTGAAGGCTTGGGTCAACTTGCACATTCAGGACTTCTAATTCTGGACGATAACAACAACTTTGAAGATGATTCAAGTGTAAGTGAAGACTTGGACATGGAATGGAG
- the pja2 gene encoding E3 ubiquitin-protein ligase Praja-2 isoform X9, with protein MGQESGKTAWPRPAGGYQTTTGRRYGRRHAYVSFRPSIAKSWNHLKENEHQWEEMELNTVSKDNGLSPSRILSTNELLPQPAAYGLTMDTKRDVGCEPQKENGFLPSSLNQRPFQCESNDFALPSATEPLDNYSGSQSTGPSKWSIPNDFFETDSRSPTGIGFVNIDSYEPESSEGEDEDSTIQASLQKEGKLQKRLDTMLSELEKGVDYLNGLQSYLSAVIHDGNSPPIDLPCSLALDDLTSADIGVKGHQTELKEHRKILPAVGNMEEINSYVRMEDVKDKRERNRDKVSLSVQTEGNIFSCMTEEPSSSEMVVRPKVRKERVETCSKRDLSSPDEFGGYCTGDMKANSRNECCGSNSALWNCRNKLYRDSKIGSGPNGKETVGVEKEQATIQLQETLEENSFWDDFENYCNKGETSSSLSSDEEWSAIWTSDFVLEQMHSSDESWETLSGVDEQQTEPNSISSSLDEEAFKHCFTVGEQTSLEEGEIPWVAFNEESDSSSNSTDETEGLGQLAHSGLLILDDNNNFEDDSSVSEDLDMEWRMMSNFMTVGGVFICMRGSNPSHTRLLERGQALGSQEIA; from the exons ATGGGTCAAGAATCTGGGAAGACAGCCTGGCCTAGACCAGCGGGAGGTTATCAGACTACCACTGGAAGAAGATACGGGAGAAGGCATGCTTATGTTAGCTTTCGCCCTTCTATTGCCAAGTCATGGAACCACTTAAAAGAAAATGAGCACCAATGGGAAGAAATGGAGCTAAACACTGTTTCAAAAGATAACGGTTTAT cTCCCAGTAGAATCTTATCAACAAATGAACTTCTGCCGCAGCCCGCAGCATATGGCCTAACTATGGATACTAAAAGAGATGTAGGTTGTGAACCTCAGAAAGAGAATGGATTTTTGCCATCATCTCTGAACCAAAGACCTTTTCAATGTGAGTCCAACGACTTTGCTTTGCCCAGTGCTACAGAGCCATTAGACAATTATTCAGGTAGCCAAAGCACAGGGCCCTCCAAGTGGTCAATTCCAAATGATTTTTTTGAGACTGACTCCAGAAGTCCAACTGGCATTGGTTTTGTAAATATTGACTCTTACGAACCAGAAAGCAGTGAAGGAGAGGATGAAGATTCAACCATTCAAGCATCTTTGCAAAAAGAAGGAAAACTTCAGAAAAGGTTGGACACCATGCTTTCAGAGTTAGAGAAAGGCGTTGACTACCTTAATGGATTACAGTCATATCTCTCAGCTGTAATCCACGATGGTAACAGCCCACCGATTGATCTACCATGCTCTTTGGCATTGGACGATTTGACTTCTGCAGACATTGGTGTTAAAGGACATCAAACTGAATTGAAAGAGCATAGGAAAATACTACCAGCAGTTGGAAATATGGAAGAAATCAATAGCTATGTCAGGATGGAGGATGTAAAagacaaaagagaaagaaatcGTGATAAAGTCTCACTGAGCGTTCAAACGGAAGGAAACATTTTCAGTTGTATGACAGAGGAACCAAGCTCGTCAGAAATGGTAGTAAGACCAAAAGTTAGAAAGGAAAGAGTTGAAACCTGTTCTAAAAGAGATCTGTCTTCCCCTGATGAGTTTGGTGGTTATTGTACTGGGGATATGAAAGCCAATTCAAGAAATGAATGCTGTGGATCAAATTCTGCCTTGTGGAACTGCAGAAATAAACTCTATAGAGATTCAAAGATCGGATCTGGACCTAATGGCAAGGAAACAGTTGGTGTTGAGAAGGAACAGGCCACCATCCAATTACAAGAAACTCTGGAAGAAAACAGCTTCTGGGATGACTTTGAAAATTATTGTAACAAAGGGGAAACGAG CAGCTCTCTAAGCAGTGATGAGGAGTGGTCAGCAATATGGACCTCTGATTTCGTTTTAGAACAGATGCATTCTAGTGATGAGAGCTGGGAGACCTTGTCAGGAGTTGATGAGCAACAAACTGAACCAAACAGCATTAGTAGCAGTCTGGATGAAGAAGCTTTTAAACATTGCTTCACTGTAGG GGAGCAAACCTCCTTGGAAGAAGGGGAGATCCCCTGGGTAGCATTTAATGAAGAAAGTGACAGCAGCAGCAATAGTACTGATGAGACTGAAGGCTTGGGTCAACTTGCACATTCAGGACTTCTAATTCTGGACGATAACAACAACTTTGAAGATGATTCAAGTGTAAGTGAAGACTTGGACATGGAATGGAG
- the pja2 gene encoding E3 ubiquitin-protein ligase Praja-2 isoform X8, translating into MGQESGKTAWPRPAGGYQTTTGRRYGRRHAYVSFRPSIAKSWNHLKENEHQWEEMELNTVSKDNGLSPSRILSTNELLPQPAAYGLTMDTKRDVGCEPQKENGFLPSSLNQRPFQCESNDFALPSATEPLDNYSGSQSTGPSKWSIPNDFFETDSRSPTGIGFVNIDSYEPESSEGEDEDSTIQASLQKEGKLQKRLDTMLSELEKGVDYLNGLQSYLSAVIHDGNSPPIDLPCSLALDDLTSADIGVKGHQTELKEHRKILPAVGNMEEINSYVRMEDVKDKRERNRDKVSLSVQTEGNIFSCMTEEPSSSEMVVRPKVRKERVETCSKRDLSSPDEFGGYCTGDMKANSRNECCGSNSALWNCRNKLYRDSKIGSGPNGKETVGVEKEQATIQLQETLEENSFWDDFENYCNKGETSSSLSSDEEWSAIWTSDFVLEQMHSSDESWETLSGVDEQQTEPNSISSSLDEEAFKHCFTVGEQTSLEEGEIPWVAFNEESDSSSNSTDETEGLGQLAHSGLLILDDNNNFEDDSSVSEDLDMEWRMMSNFMTVGGVFICMRGSNPSHTRLLERGQALGSQENAQYYWLKEEKEKYCENG; encoded by the exons ATGGGTCAAGAATCTGGGAAGACAGCCTGGCCTAGACCAGCGGGAGGTTATCAGACTACCACTGGAAGAAGATACGGGAGAAGGCATGCTTATGTTAGCTTTCGCCCTTCTATTGCCAAGTCATGGAACCACTTAAAAGAAAATGAGCACCAATGGGAAGAAATGGAGCTAAACACTGTTTCAAAAGATAACGGTTTAT cTCCCAGTAGAATCTTATCAACAAATGAACTTCTGCCGCAGCCCGCAGCATATGGCCTAACTATGGATACTAAAAGAGATGTAGGTTGTGAACCTCAGAAAGAGAATGGATTTTTGCCATCATCTCTGAACCAAAGACCTTTTCAATGTGAGTCCAACGACTTTGCTTTGCCCAGTGCTACAGAGCCATTAGACAATTATTCAGGTAGCCAAAGCACAGGGCCCTCCAAGTGGTCAATTCCAAATGATTTTTTTGAGACTGACTCCAGAAGTCCAACTGGCATTGGTTTTGTAAATATTGACTCTTACGAACCAGAAAGCAGTGAAGGAGAGGATGAAGATTCAACCATTCAAGCATCTTTGCAAAAAGAAGGAAAACTTCAGAAAAGGTTGGACACCATGCTTTCAGAGTTAGAGAAAGGCGTTGACTACCTTAATGGATTACAGTCATATCTCTCAGCTGTAATCCACGATGGTAACAGCCCACCGATTGATCTACCATGCTCTTTGGCATTGGACGATTTGACTTCTGCAGACATTGGTGTTAAAGGACATCAAACTGAATTGAAAGAGCATAGGAAAATACTACCAGCAGTTGGAAATATGGAAGAAATCAATAGCTATGTCAGGATGGAGGATGTAAAagacaaaagagaaagaaatcGTGATAAAGTCTCACTGAGCGTTCAAACGGAAGGAAACATTTTCAGTTGTATGACAGAGGAACCAAGCTCGTCAGAAATGGTAGTAAGACCAAAAGTTAGAAAGGAAAGAGTTGAAACCTGTTCTAAAAGAGATCTGTCTTCCCCTGATGAGTTTGGTGGTTATTGTACTGGGGATATGAAAGCCAATTCAAGAAATGAATGCTGTGGATCAAATTCTGCCTTGTGGAACTGCAGAAATAAACTCTATAGAGATTCAAAGATCGGATCTGGACCTAATGGCAAGGAAACAGTTGGTGTTGAGAAGGAACAGGCCACCATCCAATTACAAGAAACTCTGGAAGAAAACAGCTTCTGGGATGACTTTGAAAATTATTGTAACAAAGGGGAAACGAG CAGCTCTCTAAGCAGTGATGAGGAGTGGTCAGCAATATGGACCTCTGATTTCGTTTTAGAACAGATGCATTCTAGTGATGAGAGCTGGGAGACCTTGTCAGGAGTTGATGAGCAACAAACTGAACCAAACAGCATTAGTAGCAGTCTGGATGAAGAAGCTTTTAAACATTGCTTCACTGTAGG GGAGCAAACCTCCTTGGAAGAAGGGGAGATCCCCTGGGTAGCATTTAATGAAGAAAGTGACAGCAGCAGCAATAGTACTGATGAGACTGAAGGCTTGGGTCAACTTGCACATTCAGGACTTCTAATTCTGGACGATAACAACAACTTTGAAGATGATTCAAGTGTAAGTGAAGACTTGGACATGGAATGGAG